The genomic interval GTTGTTACTTAGAAGCTGGTGCTCATCAGAATGATCCAGTTGTGAGAAGACTATGCTGTTAACATCACAGCTAGAAACCTTTGTGCTGTTTGAAGGACTGTTGTATAAAAACCTTTTGGTTGCCTTTAATTACACCTGCTTTTTACGTGCTCTGTGTTGCACTTTCATCTGCGTCACTGTGATGTTATTACAGGTAAGGATTACTGTTGTTTCTGTGGTCAGTATAAagtgttttctcctcttttgtTCCAGCAGCTGGACAGAATCCAGATCATGTGCTGCAGGGAACGGGTGCGAAGCATAGCCCTGACTCCAGAAGGCCAGGGGCCGATACAACTGTGGAGCCCGAGGACGCTACACGCTTCCTTAGCTGCTACTGCTCTGGCCACTGCCCGGAGGATGCCAAGAACAACACGTGCCTGTGAGTGACCACCTCAGagctatgtgtgtttgtgtgaaagaaacaaacattcaAACATGTAACCAAACATTCACTTTTGAAAGATCTAAATCTTTTCCGTTTTATCATCCATTAATGTTGCAGGACAAATGGCCAGTGTTTTGCCATTATTGAAGAGGATGAAAATGGTGATGTTTTCTTAAGCTCTGGCTGCATGAAGTATGAAGGCTCACATTTTCAGTGCAAGGTAAAATTGGGGGCGTGGTTTATTGATGGGCAGTCACTCATACAGCGGTCATAGTCAAATATGTATTATGTAGAATAGTATTTAACAGCAAATCAACTAAATTTCCCAGGATTCACAGTATGCTCAGACAAGACGAACCATCGAATGCTGCCAGTCTGACTTCTGTAATCGAGATCTGAAGCCCGAGTTGCCTCCTCGAAACCCAGGTGAGATTCCACCCCATCACATTATCTTGACTATAGCACCAGTGAACCCTCTGGGGTCGGCATGGGACGAACACCTGCAGGCAAGTGAACTATACTGCACATCCCCTGCTCCATTCTTCTACCCTGCTTTTGTTATCAGGAGAATTCACAGGAACACTGTTATATGGCTTTGTCATGTTGTCTGAAAATTTTGTTTGTGATGATAAACTTATGCCAAAGTGTGTCAGAGGCTTTGCTCCAAGttaatattattgaaaatttggttgtgtttactttttttttttttttttttttgcagagaCATTCTTTAGCCCACACTGGCTGGCATTCCTCATATCGGTCACCGTGTGTTGCTGCACTCTTGTCTGCGTCACTGTGATCTGTTATTACAGGCAAGTCAGTCACCTGGTACACACTCCTCAGGTCAGAGAGGTAGTTTTACAATTGTTCATCTGGGAGATTCTGAAATTATAACAGCCATTGTCTGCATTGTAACATCAGTGTCAAGTAAAATTTAAATCGTGAAGATTTTAGGACAGTGcattaaatatttatgaaagtttttttttaaatacaaaattaaGCAACATTGTGAGCACAGTGGTGATGTTGGTGCACTTTTAATGCATAACAGTGAGTTGTAGTAGTCTTGTGCATGTTAAGCCTCATTAGCATGAAATTTTATGCAGTAATACAACATGTAAGCGCTTAAAGGTCTACACACGCATGAAATTAAAGCACCAAAACCGACCCCCCCAAACCATGACCTTAAAGCCTGGCCCAGTCAAGTCTGAATGGTACTGCTAAATTTGAGACCTGAACCCAACCCAAAGCACAAGTCTCATTCCAGATAGGGATTTGCAGTGCTTTGCATTATTAATAAGCACTATAGTTGCTGGGATAAACTAGTATTTTGATCATCTGTAATATACTTGCAATATTTATTATCAGTACATGGAATTTTCAGTTGTTGCAGGCAGACATCATCATCCACCCTCCACCTATACAATGGCTGCTGCTCCTGCTTTCAGGAATGTTTAATATTCATTGGTCGAGTTTAGCAAGCAAGTTGGGAATCTTTCCACCAATTTAGCCAGTCGCTCATcacatacatttatattgtttgcatctatgtttttattttctgttttttgctttCTGTGTTGTGTTGGAACCAACATGGTTTTGTaacatggggggaaaaaagtgttTCTAAACCAAATTGCTAAAACATATTTCAGGAAAATAAATTTGATCTGAAGTTTGAActgattaattcattaatttggCTCATCTTTCAAATCGGAACTTAAGCATATAAAACAAAGATGTGTTTTTGATCAACACCTTTCAAGATGGAGCCCCCATTATAGTACTGCTGCCGTTTTTTTGAAGCAAGTTGTTTTGCCGATTTAAAGCTTTTTGTGCCTGAGTAATAGTGAATGTTGTGTTTCACTTTGGATGAAAGGCATAGTTTGTGGTTAATTGGTGAGACTGTGGTTAGTAATGTAGATCATGCGCTGTCACTAAATTCTGTATATCTTGATTAGGTATAAGtggcagacagagaggcagcACTACCACAGAGATCTGGAGCAGAATGAAGACCTCATTCCAGCTGGAGAATCTCTGAAAGACCTCATCAACCAGTCACAGACCTCAGGCAGTGGTTCTGGGCTCCCCCTGCTGGTGAGCAGCTTCAAATGCACTCTGCGTTTATAAATCTATCGAACTGATGTCTTGTGTAATGATGATGTTCTTAATCCTGTGTGGTGTCTGTTTCCATTTTTAGGTGCAGCGCACTATTGCAAAGCAGATCCAGACAGTGCGTCTGATAGGGAAAGGCCGGTATGGTGAGGTGTGGCTGGGTCGCTGGAGAGGGGAGAAAGTGGcagtgaaagtgttcttcactCGCGAAGAGGCCAGCTGGTTCAGAGAGACCGAAATCTACCAGACTGTACTTATGAGACATGAAAACATACTGGGTATGTGTGATTTGGATCAGGTGAGACTGTTGCCAGCACAGTAGGccacaaaatatgtcatttttaaatatagtcTATATGTAGAttagattatttatttaattttttttttgagctcattactaaatattttttaactCTTGCTGACGTTGTTATTTTGTTCTACTTTGCATTTTCTAATCTCTCAATGCTGCCTCCACAGGTTTCATAGCCGCAGATATAAACGGTACAGGAGCCTCCACCCAGCTGTACCTGATCACAGACTACCATGAAAATGGCTCTCTGTATGACTACCTGAAGTTTACCACCCTTGACACACAGGCTCTGTTGAAACTGGCCTACTCGGCAGCCTGCGGCCTTTGTCACCTCCACACTGAGATATACGGCACGCAAGGCAAACCAGCCATTGCTCACAGAGACCTGAAGAGCAAGAACATCCTCGTTAAGAAAAACGGCACCTGCTGTATTGCTGATTTGGGACTGGCAGTCAAATTCAACAGGTTCTTTAGttgctttttcatttgaataaaatagTTACCCATATATTCAGTTTctgttataaaatgtttaaatgaaattGCATAGATAATCATttcaatttaataataattcaatttaattttCAATCTGGTCAAGTGtgccattttgcattttaattgatgaatgaatgaatgaatgaatgaatgaatgaatgaatgaatgaatgaatgaatgaatgaatgaaagaaagaaagaaagagaaatctTTTGTTACCACCATCACTGCCTACAGATCCAGGCCTCATATTACTTGAAGcccaactttttaaatatttaactttCTTTGTCAGGAAGAAAACATCGCAGTCATTTACAAGTATGGGTGGTCTAGGTCTGATGTTGTTTTGGAGGGAACATATAATCCAGTGAGCAGCCAACGTTAGCTAATTCAAGcaaattttattcatgtttggTCCGTTTGGTAACCACAGCTTGAAGCAACTCATCAGAGTTGagagattttgtttgtttgtttgtttggcatTTTAACTTGGCCTCAACTTGCACTCAGTGTGTATTCATCTTACCTGGTAATGATGGTAATAAATTGGGAAACATTCAGAACTGATCTGGAACTTAAATGTAGCTTTAATCAGCGTCTTCCTGCCAGACATGTAATTACTGTGATATCTTTTTCTGTCTACTTGTCATGACTGATTTCTTTTTCTGCTCTCCCTCAGTGATACTAATGAAGTGGACATTCCTCTGAGCACTCGAATGGGAACCCGCCGCTACATGGCTCCAGAGGTTCTTGATGAGACCCTGAATAAGAACCACTTCCAGGCCTACATTATGGCTGATATTTACAGCTATGGTCTGGTTATATGGGAGATGGCCAGACGCTGCATCACAGGAGGTAGTGATTAAAGCATGCAAAAAACCTTTGAAGAATGCACTTCATATAATGACAACAGAACCAGTAATTAAATTACTGGGTTAAACTGGCTAAAACCAGAGATTCTCTGATTTAGTAGAACAGAAATATTAGCCTAGATGGATAAATGCTTGTAAAAGCAGAACACTCTTGTACTTACTGCACTGTTACTGTTCTCAGGTATAGTCGAGGACTACCAGCTGCCGTACTACGAGATGGTCCCTCCAGACCCTTCATACGAAGACATGCTGCAGGTAGTGTGTATCAAAGGCCTGCGGCCGACTGTATCTAACAGGTGGAATAGCGATGAGGTGAGTGTGGAGCGACTCAATTCTTCTGCCGCTTTGCATGTTCTCTTGTGTAGAATCTATTTTATCTAACctatttaaatatttctgttGTAAAAGTTCAGTGTTTGTTTAGGATATTgagctttgtttttgttgagaAACTTTACAAATACTGTGAGGCAGTTATAAATGAGCTTAAACTGATCCTGTTTCCTCAGTGCTTGAGGGCCATGCTGAAGCTGATGTCAGAGTGCTGGGCACACAATCCTGCATCCCGTCTCACCATCCTGCGAGTCAAGAAAACATTAGCCAAAATGGTAGAATCACAGGACATTAAAATCTGAGCCACGACGTCATTCAGTCTGTTGGCAGGAACAGTCAGCATCGTTTGACTCCGCACTCCTTGTTGTTAACACGTCGGCTTACCTGGGGCAATGGGGAAAAATGAGAAACGGCTTCAGGTGACGTCTTGCATAACGAGGTCTGTGAGAGGTTAAAATCAGACGCTGAAACACTCGATCCAGTTTTATGCCGTCTTCGCtccttttccacttcacctgtGGATAAGACATGGAGCAGTGTTTTTGCTTTCTGTGAAAGCTGCTGAGATTACAGGCTTTGAAAGAAGGTGACTCGAACAGATCCGAACTGCCGAGATGAATCTTCCAGATGTCTTGGGAAAAGATGAAGTCCTGACCTTTCTGCCTTAGCGAAATTTACACTAAGCCAGATGTTATTGTGTCAGATGTGTTATGCATTTGTCTCTTTATTTTCTGGGATAAACCTCAATTCCTGCCATATGGAGAAATATTCATGGTTATTTGCAAAGAGTAAATATGTTGACTTGCTGTAGtgataaaatgtgcaaataaatTTGTAATGTTAGACTGGATGCAAACTAAATAGAGCAAAAAGTTGTAATCATAGTCCAAAGGGACACAGACTGCAACAGGTTTTAGACTGTCAAATAATTATTgccagtgtatgtgtgtgttcagtttAGTCGATACATGTATGTGGATACCATCCAGCAGACTGGTTGCAATAACTATATCTAGAAACACTAACGTACTCTACTCAGCTAAACcctatattttccttttttttcttttcttt from Pygocentrus nattereri isolate fPygNat1 chromosome 5, fPygNat1.pri, whole genome shotgun sequence carries:
- the bmpr1aa gene encoding bone morphogenetic protein receptor, type IAa isoform X2, whose protein sequence is MTRFHFFTVVLAGVCILLCPTAEAGQNPDHVLQGTGAKHSPDSRRPGADTTVEPEDATRFLSCYCSGHCPEDAKNNTCLTNGQCFAIIEEDENGDVFLSSGCMKYEGSHFQCKDSQYAQTRRTIECCQSDFCNRDLKPELPPRNPETFFSPHWLAFLISVTVCCCTLVCVTVICYYRYKWQTERQHYHRDLEQNEDLIPAGESLKDLINQSQTSGSGSGLPLLVQRTIAKQIQTVRLIGKGRYGEVWLGRWRGEKVAVKVFFTREEASWFRETEIYQTVLMRHENILGFIAADINGTGASTQLYLITDYHENGSLYDYLKFTTLDTQALLKLAYSAACGLCHLHTEIYGTQGKPAIAHRDLKSKNILVKKNGTCCIADLGLAVKFNSDTNEVDIPLSTRMGTRRYMAPEVLDETLNKNHFQAYIMADIYSYGLVIWEMARRCITGGIVEDYQLPYYEMVPPDPSYEDMLQVVCIKGLRPTVSNRWNSDECLRAMLKLMSECWAHNPASRLTILRVKKTLAKMVESQDIKI
- the bmpr1aa gene encoding bone morphogenetic protein receptor, type IAa isoform X1; the protein is MTRFHFFTVVLAGVCILLCPTAEAAGQNPDHVLQGTGAKHSPDSRRPGADTTVEPEDATRFLSCYCSGHCPEDAKNNTCLTNGQCFAIIEEDENGDVFLSSGCMKYEGSHFQCKDSQYAQTRRTIECCQSDFCNRDLKPELPPRNPETFFSPHWLAFLISVTVCCCTLVCVTVICYYRYKWQTERQHYHRDLEQNEDLIPAGESLKDLINQSQTSGSGSGLPLLVQRTIAKQIQTVRLIGKGRYGEVWLGRWRGEKVAVKVFFTREEASWFRETEIYQTVLMRHENILGFIAADINGTGASTQLYLITDYHENGSLYDYLKFTTLDTQALLKLAYSAACGLCHLHTEIYGTQGKPAIAHRDLKSKNILVKKNGTCCIADLGLAVKFNSDTNEVDIPLSTRMGTRRYMAPEVLDETLNKNHFQAYIMADIYSYGLVIWEMARRCITGGIVEDYQLPYYEMVPPDPSYEDMLQVVCIKGLRPTVSNRWNSDECLRAMLKLMSECWAHNPASRLTILRVKKTLAKMVESQDIKI